A region of Domibacillus sp. DTU_2020_1001157_1_SI_ALB_TIR_016 DNA encodes the following proteins:
- the fdhD gene encoding formate dehydrogenase accessory sulfurtransferase FdhD: protein MLRFSSGETEYKEDRIVTEYPVTVKINNEEFVTMVCTPEHIEDMVIGYLASEGVIRKYEDIQEIWLQEEGYVHVKTARINSYYQQFHNKRYITSCCGASRQGFVFVNDKFTAKKIKNRNVKISVEDCFRLMNEMQSSAQTFQQTGGVHNAALCDRNGIVLSRMDIGRHNALDKIYGYCLKNRITMLDKILVFSGRLSSEILLKAAKIGCEVVLTKSAPTELALNLAEELQITTVGFIRSQSLNIYTCPERIYNC, encoded by the coding sequence ATTCTCCGATTCAGCAGCGGAGAGACTGAGTATAAAGAGGATCGTATTGTCACTGAATACCCCGTAACTGTAAAAATTAATAATGAGGAATTTGTTACAATGGTCTGTACGCCAGAGCATATAGAAGATATGGTGATTGGCTATTTAGCTTCTGAAGGGGTTATCCGCAAGTACGAGGATATTCAAGAGATATGGCTGCAGGAAGAAGGATACGTTCATGTAAAAACGGCCAGAATCAATTCTTACTATCAGCAGTTTCATAATAAGCGCTATATTACCTCCTGCTGCGGGGCAAGCAGACAGGGATTTGTTTTTGTAAATGATAAGTTCACCGCAAAGAAGATAAAGAATAGGAACGTTAAAATCTCCGTAGAAGATTGTTTCCGCTTAATGAACGAAATGCAAAGCTCTGCCCAAACGTTCCAGCAGACTGGCGGCGTCCACAACGCAGCTCTCTGCGACCGTAATGGGATTGTTCTAAGCAGAATGGACATTGGGCGTCATAATGCGCTTGATAAAATTTATGGGTATTGTTTAAAAAACCGAATTACAATGCTTGATAAAATTCTTGTTTTCAGCGGCCGCCTTTCATCAGAAATATTATTAAAAGCAGCTAAAATCGGCTGTGAAGTAGTACTCACTAAATCCGCTCCAACAGAATTAGCCCTAAACCTAGCAGAGGAGCTGCAAATCACAACGGTAGGCTTTATCCGCAGCCAATCTTTAAACATCTATACCTGTCCAGAACGAATTTATAACTGTTAA
- the fdhF gene encoding formate dehydrogenase subunit alpha — translation MNQEYIKIYVDHQEYHVQPGTSILEAVNQTGLALPQVCYVPEVDPIQTCDTCIVEADGKLVRSCATPVSHGMNISLSSERAKAAQTEGMDRLLENHMLYCTVCDNNNGNCTLHNTVEMMGIEHQKYPFTPKADLTEVDMTHPFYRYDPNQCIACGQCVEVCQNLQVNETLSIDWEAERPRVLWDKKGTTINDSSCVGCGQCVTVCPCNALMEKSMLGEAGFMTKMEPSLLNPMIDLVKDVEPGYSGIFAVSEIEAAMRETRTKKTKTVCTFCGVGCSFEVWTKGRKILKVQPTSKAPVNAISTCVKGKFGWDFVNSEERITTPLIRQGDEFVEATWEEALNLVASKLGGIKEQYGSDALGFISSSKMTNEENYLMQKMARQVFETNNVDNCSRYCQSPASWGLQQTGGIGGDSGTIKDIASAGLVILVGCAPAEGHPVLATRIKRAHKLHGQKLITVDLRRHEMADRADLFVRPKQGTDYVWLAAVAKYMIDHGWHDQAFVDEKVNFFDEYVKGLERFTLEFAEKETNIPKEILIQMAEMIRDADGTAICWGMGVTQNVAGSYTSAAIANLLLVTGNMARPGAGAYPLRGHNNVQGAADMGTMPNIFPGYQSVTNDEVRAKFEQAYGVAISPKPGLDNIEMLAAIDKGDLKGMYIAGEDMAWVDADSNHTQDMLAKLDFLVVQEIFFTTTAQFADVILPGAPSLEKEGTFTNTERRVQRLYQSLEPLGDSKPDWWIFMQMAKRFGYEWNYAYPSEIFAEMAGLTPFFSECNYDVLEGWNSFSWGSPDGTDTPVLFLDGFNFPDKKARFALFDYVPPVEYPAEFDLTLNNGRLLEQFHEGNMTNKSNGMNKKLPTVFVEVSPELAKERGVESGSLVRLVSPYGSIKLNALVTDRVQGTEVYVPMHSTSHENAVNLLTGNGFDIITHTPAYKQTKVRMEVLSVNGENPLPKTSPRNKKRYPQNGVEVERKWKRPGYVSLVD, via the coding sequence ATGAATCAGGAATACATAAAAATCTATGTGGATCATCAAGAGTACCATGTACAGCCTGGTACAAGTATTTTAGAAGCCGTTAACCAGACTGGCCTTGCCCTTCCGCAAGTGTGTTACGTGCCGGAAGTAGATCCTATCCAAACCTGTGATACATGTATTGTCGAAGCGGACGGGAAATTAGTGCGTTCTTGTGCCACACCCGTATCTCATGGAATGAATATCTCGCTTTCGTCTGAGCGGGCGAAGGCTGCCCAGACAGAAGGAATGGACCGGCTGCTTGAAAACCATATGCTGTACTGTACAGTGTGTGATAACAATAATGGAAACTGCACACTGCACAATACGGTCGAAATGATGGGCATTGAGCATCAAAAATATCCCTTTACTCCAAAAGCAGACCTAACAGAAGTAGACATGACCCACCCTTTTTACCGCTATGACCCAAACCAGTGTATCGCCTGCGGCCAGTGCGTGGAAGTATGTCAAAATCTGCAAGTCAATGAAACTCTCTCGATTGACTGGGAAGCAGAACGCCCACGCGTGCTATGGGATAAGAAGGGTACGACTATTAATGATTCTTCCTGTGTAGGCTGCGGCCAATGTGTTACGGTCTGCCCTTGTAATGCGTTAATGGAAAAATCAATGCTCGGTGAAGCCGGATTTATGACAAAAATGGAACCTAGTTTATTAAATCCGATGATTGATCTTGTAAAAGATGTGGAGCCTGGATACAGCGGCATTTTTGCTGTTTCTGAAATTGAAGCAGCAATGCGTGAAACAAGAACGAAAAAAACAAAAACCGTATGCACATTTTGCGGTGTCGGCTGCTCTTTTGAAGTATGGACAAAAGGCCGGAAAATTCTTAAAGTACAGCCAACGTCCAAAGCACCTGTTAATGCCATTTCAACTTGTGTAAAAGGCAAATTCGGCTGGGATTTTGTGAACAGCGAAGAACGGATTACCACTCCTTTAATCCGCCAAGGCGATGAGTTTGTAGAAGCAACATGGGAAGAAGCATTGAATCTTGTTGCAAGCAAGCTTGGAGGTATTAAAGAGCAGTACGGCAGCGATGCCCTCGGCTTTATCTCTTCTTCTAAAATGACCAATGAAGAAAATTACTTGATGCAAAAAATGGCCCGCCAAGTATTTGAAACGAATAACGTGGATAACTGCTCACGCTACTGCCAGTCTCCTGCTTCCTGGGGATTGCAGCAAACCGGAGGCATTGGCGGTGACTCAGGCACCATTAAGGATATTGCGTCCGCCGGTCTTGTGATTTTAGTCGGCTGTGCGCCTGCTGAAGGTCACCCGGTGCTGGCGACACGCATTAAACGCGCACATAAACTGCATGGGCAAAAGTTAATTACGGTTGACCTGCGCAGACATGAAATGGCGGATCGTGCAGACCTGTTTGTTCGCCCAAAACAAGGAACGGATTATGTATGGCTTGCCGCTGTGGCAAAATATATGATCGACCACGGCTGGCATGACCAGGCGTTTGTTGACGAAAAAGTAAACTTCTTTGATGAGTACGTTAAAGGGCTGGAGCGCTTTACGCTTGAATTTGCCGAAAAAGAAACAAATATCCCAAAAGAAATACTCATTCAAATGGCTGAAATGATCCGTGATGCGGACGGAACGGCTATTTGCTGGGGTATGGGTGTCACGCAAAACGTAGCGGGCTCTTACACATCTGCCGCTATTGCAAACCTACTTCTTGTTACCGGCAATATGGCGCGTCCGGGCGCAGGCGCGTACCCGCTGCGCGGCCATAATAATGTCCAGGGCGCAGCGGATATGGGGACAATGCCAAACATCTTCCCTGGTTACCAGTCTGTGACAAACGATGAGGTCCGCGCTAAATTTGAACAAGCATATGGTGTTGCCATTTCCCCAAAACCGGGCCTTGATAATATCGAAATGCTTGCCGCGATTGATAAAGGCGATTTAAAAGGCATGTATATTGCAGGCGAAGATATGGCATGGGTAGATGCGGACTCTAACCATACACAGGATATGCTGGCGAAATTAGATTTCCTCGTTGTGCAGGAGATTTTCTTTACGACAACGGCTCAATTTGCCGATGTGATTTTGCCAGGTGCGCCGTCATTAGAAAAAGAAGGAACCTTTACAAATACAGAACGCCGTGTGCAGCGTCTGTACCAATCACTTGAGCCGCTTGGAGACAGCAAGCCGGACTGGTGGATTTTTATGCAGATGGCGAAGCGGTTTGGCTATGAATGGAACTATGCTTACCCGAGTGAAATTTTTGCGGAAATGGCAGGCTTAACACCATTTTTCAGCGAGTGTAATTACGATGTATTGGAAGGCTGGAACAGCTTTAGCTGGGGTTCTCCAGACGGAACAGATACGCCGGTTCTTTTCTTAGACGGCTTTAATTTCCCGGACAAAAAAGCGCGTTTTGCCCTATTTGATTACGTACCGCCAGTGGAATATCCGGCAGAATTTGATTTAACACTTAACAATGGCCGGCTGCTGGAACAGTTCCATGAAGGAAATATGACCAACAAATCAAACGGCATGAACAAAAAGCTGCCAACCGTTTTCGTCGAAGTTTCACCGGAACTCGCAAAAGAGCGCGGTGTAGAAAGCGGCTCACTCGTCCGCCTTGTGTCACCATACGGTTCCATTAAGCTGAATGCCCTGGTAACCGACCGTGTTCAAGGTACGGAAGTGTATGTGCCTATGCACTCGACGAGCCATGAAAATGCAGTGAACCTTCTAACCGGAAATGGATTTGATATTATCACCCATACACCGGCTTATAAGCAAACAAAGGTACGAATGGAAGTATTGAGCGTCAACGGAGAAAATCCGCTGCCGAAAACAAGCCCAAGAAACAAAAAACGCTACCCTCAAAACGGAGTGGAAGTTGAGCGCAAGTGGAAACGGCCAGGATATGTTTCACTGGTTGACTAA
- a CDS encoding DUF1641 domain-containing protein, producing MASPIRTLKKRKWSEEEKKQQSLHKLTDSLTENEEALQKTMAVVRELHDSGILEAAESMLKAKENIAEVALGQVSRKEVTSLINNVMAAAGILTAIDPEQTKKLLAGIASGLEEAKENNDQKVRLFDLMKALKDPDVNRAMNFGLHFLKGLGKGIKE from the coding sequence ATGGCAAGTCCAATTCGCACACTTAAAAAGCGCAAGTGGAGTGAAGAAGAAAAAAAGCAGCAGTCACTTCATAAGCTGACAGACAGTTTAACAGAAAACGAAGAAGCCCTTCAAAAAACAATGGCTGTTGTCCGCGAGCTGCACGACAGCGGTATTCTTGAAGCGGCAGAATCCATGCTCAAAGCGAAAGAAAATATTGCAGAGGTAGCATTAGGCCAGGTAAGCCGGAAAGAAGTCACCTCCCTCATCAACAATGTAATGGCTGCGGCCGGCATTTTAACCGCCATTGATCCGGAACAAACGAAAAAGTTATTAGCAGGTATCGCCAGCGGGCTGGAAGAAGCAAAAGAAAACAACGATCAAAAAGTCCGCCTGTTTGATTTAATGAAGGCATTGAAAGACCCGGATGTGAACCGGGCGATGAATTTTGGTCTTCACTTTTTAAAAGGTTTAGGAAAAGGAATAAAAGAATAA
- a CDS encoding galactosyltransferase-related protein: protein MLEKVSVLMPYKPDHGVRDVLCKWVQSFYRNMMPEVEICIGECNSELFNRSLAINNAAKIATRDVFAIIDTDVVYDPQLLIDAVQLLDKHPWLIPYSKIMDLSQTSTEALLETNAQWPLPVNVECKDRFELKDHKPVGAFAVLSRANFDLVGGFDERFVGWGREDNAFRDAMNTLCGPYKRLNKYNLYHLWHPRTEAKGNPNFENNHKLYKEYAKRRGNVDEMKEWIKVRKKSGL, encoded by the coding sequence ATGTTAGAAAAAGTATCTGTGCTGATGCCTTACAAACCAGATCATGGGGTCAGAGATGTTTTATGTAAATGGGTACAATCTTTTTATCGAAATATGATGCCCGAGGTTGAAATTTGTATCGGCGAGTGCAATAGTGAATTGTTTAATAGATCACTTGCTATAAATAATGCTGCTAAAATAGCGACAAGAGATGTATTTGCGATTATAGATACAGATGTCGTATACGACCCACAGTTATTAATTGATGCGGTTCAACTGCTTGATAAACATCCCTGGCTCATTCCTTACAGTAAAATTATGGATTTATCACAAACGAGTACCGAAGCACTTTTGGAAACCAATGCCCAGTGGCCCCTGCCCGTCAATGTAGAATGTAAGGATCGATTTGAGTTGAAGGATCACAAACCTGTAGGTGCATTTGCAGTGCTTAGCCGGGCAAACTTCGACCTGGTCGGAGGATTCGATGAAAGATTTGTAGGATGGGGCAGAGAGGACAATGCATTCAGGGATGCAATGAACACCTTATGCGGTCCTTATAAGAGACTCAATAAATATAATCTGTACCATCTTTGGCATCCGAGAACAGAAGCTAAAGGAAATCCCAACTTTGAAAATAATCATAAATTATATAAAGAATACGCTAAAAGAAGAGGGAATGTGGATGAAATGAAAGAATGGATCAAGGTACGTAAAAAATCCGGTTTGTAG
- a CDS encoding YitT family protein, producing the protein MSKIKKHKPSKLKMMMRGLLVILGGFIAAYGLETVLIPNNVSDGGVTGLSIVGSQLFGLPLGILIAVLNLPFIWLGYKQIGKSFAIFSVIGIASLAIGTILMHHTPAIIEGDTLLVTVVGGIILGFGMGLALRNGGALDGIDMLAVLLSRKLPFGTSDLILFLNIFVFIIVSTVFGLQGAILSAIAYFIASKVIHIVEEGLSGSKTFQIITTESEIMVETIRDRLGRSATYKEAYGGFSHEKFKEITCVINRLEETKLKEIINEIDPGAFVTVYDVAEVKGGNFKKNDIH; encoded by the coding sequence ATGAGTAAAATCAAAAAGCATAAGCCCAGTAAACTTAAAATGATGATGCGAGGATTATTAGTCATCCTCGGGGGATTTATCGCTGCATACGGACTAGAAACCGTATTGATCCCAAACAACGTGTCAGATGGAGGTGTAACAGGCCTTAGTATCGTCGGCTCACAATTATTTGGCTTGCCCTTAGGCATACTTATTGCGGTTCTGAACCTTCCTTTTATCTGGCTAGGATATAAACAAATTGGAAAAAGCTTTGCCATTTTTTCGGTTATCGGCATCGCTTCACTCGCGATTGGCACAATCCTCATGCACCATACACCCGCTATTATTGAAGGCGATACATTGTTAGTGACAGTCGTTGGTGGTATTATCCTTGGTTTCGGGATGGGGTTGGCCTTGCGTAATGGCGGCGCACTAGATGGAATTGATATGCTTGCTGTACTGCTTTCTCGAAAATTACCGTTCGGGACGAGTGATCTTATACTTTTCTTAAACATCTTTGTATTTATTATTGTTTCCACTGTATTCGGCCTGCAAGGAGCTATTCTTTCGGCTATTGCTTACTTTATTGCTTCTAAAGTCATACATATCGTGGAAGAAGGTTTAAGCGGCTCTAAAACCTTCCAAATTATCACCACTGAATCTGAAATAATGGTAGAGACCATACGTGACCGCTTAGGCCGAAGTGCCACGTATAAAGAAGCGTATGGCGGTTTTTCCCATGAAAAATTCAAAGAAATTACATGTGTCATTAACCGCTTAGAAGAAACCAAATTAAAGGAAATCATCAATGAAATTGATCCAGGAGCTTTTGTTACTGTGTATGATGTAGCAGAAGTGAAAGGCGGCAATTTCAAAAAGAACGATATCCATTAA
- a CDS encoding NAD-dependent epimerase/dehydratase family protein has protein sequence MKVLVTGAAGFIGSHLCERLLAEGHDVVGVDMFLFKEREWLQQYNVKELLQNPNFKLVNGNLLELDLKELLEGIEVIFHQAAIAGVRDSWGANFRQYVELNILTTQRLLEACKDLPLKKFVYASTSSIYGITDGRTSEDKPAMPISPYGTSKLAGEHLLRMYHLNFGLPATSLRYFTVYGPRQRPDMAFHKFLKAVLRDESISLFGDGQQTRDFTYVSDAVEANILAMNHPEHGNVFNIGGAKRSSVNQVLTVIEAVTGKKIKIDHQPMQPGDPLHTWADISHARKKLGYNPKTNLHEGIQNEWDYIKKMYQS, from the coding sequence ATGAAGGTACTGGTTACGGGTGCAGCTGGTTTTATAGGCTCTCACCTATGTGAACGGCTGTTGGCTGAAGGTCACGATGTGGTGGGTGTTGATATGTTCCTGTTCAAAGAACGGGAATGGTTACAGCAATATAACGTAAAAGAACTTTTACAAAATCCTAACTTCAAGTTAGTCAACGGCAATCTCCTCGAGCTTGATTTAAAAGAACTCCTAGAGGGGATCGAAGTCATCTTCCACCAGGCAGCGATCGCAGGCGTCCGCGATAGCTGGGGAGCTAACTTTCGGCAATACGTGGAACTAAATATCCTAACGACTCAGAGGCTCTTGGAAGCATGCAAGGATCTGCCCCTCAAGAAATTCGTGTACGCCTCGACTTCCTCCATTTACGGTATAACGGACGGCAGAACCTCTGAAGACAAACCTGCAATGCCGATTTCTCCATATGGTACAAGTAAATTGGCTGGTGAGCATTTACTTCGTATGTATCATTTGAATTTTGGGCTGCCGGCAACTTCGCTGAGATACTTTACCGTATACGGTCCAAGGCAGCGTCCTGACATGGCCTTTCACAAATTCCTGAAAGCAGTCCTAAGAGACGAGTCCATCTCCCTCTTTGGCGACGGCCAGCAAACCCGGGATTTCACGTATGTAAGTGATGCCGTTGAAGCAAATATCCTAGCAATGAATCACCCGGAGCATGGAAATGTGTTCAATATCGGCGGCGCAAAAAGGTCTTCCGTGAATCAAGTCCTTACTGTAATAGAAGCTGTCACAGGAAAGAAAATAAAAATCGATCACCAGCCTATGCAGCCTGGTGATCCGCTCCATACATGGGCTGATATATCCCATGCACGCAAAAAGCTGGGATATAACCCGAAAACCAACTTGCATGAGGGCATCCAAAATGAATGGGATTACATCAAGAAAATGTATCAATCTTAA
- a CDS encoding UDP-glucose/GDP-mannose dehydrogenase family protein, translating into MKWIMKVTVIGSGYVGTTTAAVLAALGHHVIGADVDSAKVKKLSAGILPFVEPGLDKMLNDKNIRGTLKFTDQIKEAIQASDILFIAVGTPSREDGTADLKYLRSVADTIAASINDYKVIVTKSTVPIGTNRWLSDYLRKKISDHTLFDVISNPEFLREGHAVYDTLNPDRIVIGGNSQNAITIIKKLYRQLNSKYVLCDWETAELIKYASNAYLAAKISFINEIAQIAEKTGADILQVAYGVGLDSRIGPEFLKSGIGYGGSCFPKDVKALISTADLIGVKTHILKEIESVNEAMPDVYLEKLAASLKKEPWTISILGLTFKPETDDQRESPAIKIVNKLLPVCKEIRILDPTIQSNLQTPWPHDSKVKVCQTIKETLVRTDAAILCTAWDTFTGIDWNKAKDFMENPILLDGRNIYDPNIMKAAGITYLALGRGN; encoded by the coding sequence ATGAAATGGATCATGAAAGTTACTGTGATTGGTTCCGGATACGTTGGAACCACGACAGCTGCAGTATTAGCTGCCTTAGGCCATCACGTAATCGGTGCGGATGTGGACTCTGCAAAAGTAAAAAAGTTATCGGCCGGGATTCTCCCATTTGTAGAGCCTGGTCTGGACAAAATGCTGAATGATAAAAACATCAGGGGCACATTAAAATTTACCGATCAGATCAAAGAAGCGATTCAGGCAAGTGACATCTTGTTTATTGCCGTCGGGACTCCTTCCCGTGAAGATGGTACTGCCGATTTAAAATATCTCCGTTCAGTAGCCGATACAATTGCCGCTTCCATTAATGATTACAAGGTCATTGTTACCAAAAGTACGGTTCCCATTGGCACAAATCGCTGGTTATCAGATTATCTGAGAAAAAAAATCTCTGACCACACCCTATTCGATGTGATCTCTAATCCCGAATTTCTGCGGGAAGGCCATGCCGTCTATGATACTCTTAATCCTGACAGGATCGTCATTGGCGGAAACAGTCAGAATGCCATTACCATTATAAAAAAGCTGTATCGCCAGCTTAACAGTAAATACGTTCTATGCGATTGGGAAACAGCTGAATTAATTAAGTACGCCTCAAATGCTTACCTTGCAGCAAAAATCTCCTTCATCAATGAAATAGCCCAAATCGCAGAAAAGACAGGAGCCGATATCCTTCAAGTCGCTTACGGAGTCGGACTAGATTCGCGGATAGGCCCAGAATTTCTTAAATCGGGAATTGGCTATGGTGGCTCTTGTTTTCCTAAGGATGTAAAGGCGTTGATTTCTACAGCGGACCTGATCGGTGTTAAAACTCATATTTTGAAAGAAATAGAGTCCGTTAATGAAGCAATGCCTGATGTATACCTGGAAAAATTGGCTGCTAGTCTTAAAAAGGAACCCTGGACAATCTCCATACTCGGCCTCACTTTTAAGCCTGAAACGGATGACCAAAGAGAATCTCCTGCGATTAAGATTGTGAACAAACTTCTGCCTGTATGCAAAGAGATCCGCATCCTCGACCCTACCATTCAATCAAACCTGCAAACTCCATGGCCTCATGACAGTAAAGTCAAAGTCTGCCAAACAATCAAAGAGACATTAGTCAGAACTGATGCAGCAATCCTATGTACAGCATGGGATACCTTCACCGGCATTGATTGGAATAAGGCAAAGGATTTTATGGAAAACCCGATCCTGTTGGATGGGCGGAATATTTACGACCCAAACATAATGAAGGCAGCCGGCATAACCTATCTAGCATTAGGGAGGGGAAATTAA
- a CDS encoding SDR family NAD(P)-dependent oxidoreductase has translation MIEDNKVALITGANSGVGLELAKKILSKGWEVAALIRSDFPSNDPLILQALKTRHLRIYKADLADFSSLRNALAHIKTHESRIDLLFNNAGVYFDEYKYSKQKREMHFEMNTLVPYIIVMELKELLLKGTMKTVINTSSNTLLVLKNLNLDTLMKPGTTRFRKIIGPYAHSKLALSLWTKRIASDLWTEGIKIRSVCPGPSRTKLTKAKGLPTFMRPIRNLIFAPTSKGASRLYDAAFNFRDEATGIFINKGKETKIKFSGHEELVLTKLHDIYRKEFVV, from the coding sequence ATGATTGAAGATAATAAAGTAGCACTGATAACCGGGGCTAACTCTGGCGTTGGGTTGGAACTGGCAAAGAAAATATTATCAAAAGGCTGGGAAGTAGCTGCCTTGATCCGATCTGACTTTCCAAGCAATGATCCACTTATCCTACAAGCGCTTAAAACGCGGCATTTAAGGATATATAAAGCTGATTTAGCCGACTTTTCCAGCCTTAGGAACGCACTTGCCCATATCAAGACCCATGAATCCCGTATCGATTTACTTTTCAACAATGCAGGGGTTTATTTTGATGAATACAAATATTCCAAACAAAAACGTGAGATGCATTTCGAGATGAATACATTGGTGCCTTATATTATAGTGATGGAACTTAAAGAACTGTTATTAAAGGGCACGATGAAAACGGTGATCAATACTTCTTCAAATACTTTACTGGTTTTAAAGAATTTGAATTTAGATACATTAATGAAACCCGGGACAACTCGTTTCAGAAAAATTATCGGTCCTTACGCACACAGTAAGCTGGCGCTCTCTCTTTGGACAAAAAGAATTGCTTCAGACCTATGGACAGAAGGAATAAAGATTCGCAGTGTGTGCCCTGGTCCAAGCAGAACGAAATTGACTAAAGCTAAAGGGCTGCCCACTTTTATGAGGCCGATCCGGAATTTGATTTTTGCGCCTACCAGCAAAGGAGCTTCCCGCTTATACGATGCTGCCTTTAACTTTAGAGACGAAGCAACTGGGATTTTCATAAATAAGGGCAAAGAAACGAAAATAAAGTTTTCAGGGCATGAAGAACTGGTGCTCACTAAACTACATGATATTTACAGAAAGGAATTTGTTGTTTAG
- a CDS encoding transposase, translating to MKVAKSLLHKITNRTEIFNDTLDIYNDALSFIIQVIDKEFDHTDDLTTKSIVPAVEKLIHATKSNPLPKYKEFNERFYKFPSYFRRSAIASAFGKVKSFRSNYQNWEKEQKYALSAGKKFRKQPPRLQTEHKEFPVFYKGNMFNKTSATTAQIKVFYQNDWVWTDIEFKGQDLYKRGVWEWKENNPKLIKRGKKFFLSISYENKVTLAKTPIQEQKVYAVDLGLTNSAVCSIIDVRGTVLGRKFIDQPKEKDRLQTLTNKLRKAQRASGRIQAPNFWRQISGYQQHIVRHTSQEIIKLAAKHGCDVIVFEYLGKIKIPKGFYGARKLRFKLHGWRKIGIQNKVEEMARCQGMRISRINPRNTSALAFDGSGKVERNRKKDLATFSTGKVYHADLSASYNIGARYFIRAFQKTISETKWLSLQAKVPELAIRTSQTLSSFISLHHALGLPKEA from the coding sequence ATGAAAGTTGCGAAGTCACTGCTGCACAAAATTACAAACCGGACCGAAATCTTCAATGATACGCTGGATATTTATAATGACGCCCTGTCTTTCATTATTCAAGTGATCGACAAAGAGTTTGATCATACCGACGACCTGACAACAAAATCAATTGTGCCGGCAGTAGAAAAACTGATTCACGCAACCAAATCAAACCCTCTTCCGAAATACAAAGAATTTAACGAACGTTTTTACAAATTTCCTTCCTACTTCCGCAGAAGTGCCATTGCTTCCGCTTTTGGCAAAGTCAAGAGCTTCCGCTCTAACTATCAAAACTGGGAAAAAGAGCAGAAGTATGCTCTTTCCGCAGGGAAGAAATTCAGGAAACAGCCTCCCCGCCTGCAGACGGAACATAAGGAATTTCCTGTTTTTTATAAAGGGAATATGTTCAACAAAACATCCGCTACCACTGCGCAAATCAAAGTATTCTACCAGAATGACTGGGTATGGACAGATATCGAATTTAAAGGGCAGGACCTTTATAAACGGGGTGTCTGGGAATGGAAAGAGAACAACCCTAAGCTGATTAAGCGGGGAAAGAAGTTCTTCCTTTCCATCAGCTATGAAAACAAAGTCACTTTAGCAAAAACGCCTATTCAAGAACAAAAAGTGTACGCGGTAGATCTCGGACTGACGAACTCTGCGGTTTGTTCAATTATCGATGTAAGAGGCACTGTCTTAGGCCGAAAGTTTATTGACCAGCCTAAAGAAAAAGACCGTCTGCAGACGTTAACGAACAAGCTGCGGAAAGCCCAGCGGGCAAGCGGCCGCATTCAGGCACCGAATTTTTGGCGGCAGATCAGTGGGTACCAGCAGCATATTGTCCGCCACACAAGCCAGGAAATTATAAAACTTGCAGCAAAGCATGGCTGTGACGTCATCGTATTCGAATATCTGGGCAAAATAAAAATCCCAAAAGGATTTTATGGAGCCAGGAAACTTCGTTTCAAGCTTCACGGATGGCGAAAAATAGGCATCCAGAACAAAGTGGAAGAAATGGCGCGCTGCCAGGGCATGCGTATATCCCGGATCAATCCGCGAAACACCAGCGCCCTGGCATTTGATGGCTCTGGAAAAGTGGAACGGAACCGGAAAAAAGACCTTGCCACGTTTTCAACGGGCAAAGTCTATCACGCGGATTTGTCCGCTTCTTATAATATCGGGGCCCGTTATTTCATTCGGGCTTTTCAAAAAACCATTTCGGAAACGAAATGGTTGTCACTTCAGGCAAAAGTTCCTGAGCTGGCAATAAGGACATCCCAGACCTTGTCTTCGTTCATTAGTCTCCATCATGCACTCGGGCTTCCGAAGGAAGCTTAA